The genomic window GTGCCCCTCAGAAGGTGTTTGCATCTATGTGATTGAGTTGTAtctttttgttgtcattttgtgtccatttgtggTTACTAGATGTCTTGTTGTTGGTTGCTTTGTCGTCAAGTTGTCTCATGTTGTGTCCCCTTGTTCTACATGCTTTGTGTCTCTTTTAAttgtttagtttttgtgtaatgtttgttgtgttcttgtgtgtgtttagatgaTTTTAAGCTTCTTAAGCGTCTTTCTGAATTCATATTCACCCATGTGGATatatttctgattctgtttgTTAGTATAAGTCGGACTATTGTTTGACATTAGAATACAATTATGTATTTATAGTAATTTCACAATGCACAGTATGTTGTTATAATAAGACTGTATCTaatctgtctgtatttttttgctGATGATAAAACTCTTTTCACCTGATTCTATATTTTGTTTCAGTAAATGTGCAGTAGTTGTTGCCAAGATGGGGTTACACAGTTACCTTCAGGAAGGTGGTGTTAGTTGGGTCCAGCTTGGAGTTGCACTCCACCTTAAAGACAAAAGCATAAACAGTGGTTTGAAAGACAGAAAATGATTTTTGTTAATAAACGTGTATGTTATCATCTTACTGTGTAGAGCTTTTTCCGGTGATATCATTAGGAAGCATATGTTCCACTATTATATTATAGTATATAAAAGCTTTCTCAGTTTCCACTCTGTtcttattttgttgtttctgttttgtttctgtttatttattttattttttctattacTTTATGTTTACTTGGAGATGCTTGCCTGGCTCGTCACAAGCATTTCATTGCCCACGTGGCCCTGTGCATTTGACAAATTAATCTATTTGATATGACTTTCACTTTGATTTAACATGTACATCCCACACTATGCTCATGATACAGTGTGAACAAGAGACCACAATTATTCTCTGAGAGGGGCCAAAATTAATCTTGAGTGACTATGACTTtcaaaatattgtttttgttcaaaATCCCCCTTAAAAAATGATTCTTTAGTTAAACTCACTAACAGTTAGCTCATCTGCTACGTTAAATCCAAAAAAgctacacacatactgtactacTTTGTGCTAATTTATCTCATAATTTGTAATCTTAATGATAACTAcaggatttatttattcagattGTTAATTTACTGTGATGTGTAAATGTTGCAGCCACTAAAATAGATAAACTGTGCTGAGAGTTAAAGataatatgtatatgtgtgtgtgtgtatcctcaGTCTATGTATATGTAGACTATattagtctgtgtttatgtgaccCAGTTTCTGCGGTGTGCTGCAGAAATGAGTCACTCCAGCAAGCTCAGACACAGCcgcagtgcaaacacacacacacacacacacacatacacagtacacagatgtgcacacacacacacacatacacaggatgCCTGACCGCTCACATGTGGacgcacaaaaacacatggataaatgcagaaacatgcacacagctttttgcttcctgctgtgtttaatCTTTAATCCTTTATACAGTTTGCCAAAtgaaaagagacacacaccaaCTGAAATGcatgtcatgtttgtgtttctaaaCAGTTGCTGTGAAATTGTTATAATGAGGACTTTCATCTGTGGATGCAGCATCAGAGAAATGACATGCAAATCAGGTGCAAATGAGTTGCAGGAAATGTGTATGTGAGTCTAGAGATTTATGCATTTCTCTACATATTTCCTTCCCTGCCGGGTCTGCGTAAAGGAATGTGTCATAAAAGTTCAAGCTcaggctgcagcctcagctGGTCGTATCAAAGGATATGAAATATTAACATGACCTCCATCTGTCACTTCCAATAAAACCATTGTTTATATCTCTCACTTCCTCACATGCCTTCCCTCCATCCCTGTGCCACTTTCCATCACTCCATCTCTTTCCAAGAGGTTTTATAACAGCACCCCTCCCTCTGCATCTCCGTCCTGTTCCTACACCATCTGACAGAGGActgatttgatttcattttaaacatgcgGCAGATTTACTGGTGCAGAAGCATACATATCTGGCCCACTTCAAACTAGGAAACCCCAGAGACACAGCAAGGCCATCTGTCCcctggagaacacacacacacacacacacacacacacacacacacctaaactaTCAAAGATGTGAGTCACAGATGGaaaggaaagacagaaggaaaaCAGACACAGTCCCTGGAGTCCCTGGAGGGTTGTGAGATAGAGTAAACCAGGCCTCTGTTGGCTGACCTGTTTCTGTTTTCCTGAATGAGAACAAACAGCCACTAACTGGATTTGCATGCCAAGAACAAAACCCTGAGTGGAGCCAGAACCAGGAGGGTCTGCTTGGacagattatttatttactttgaaCAGAGGGGTCGCCTTTAGTTTATAAGCGGAGCTGAGGTGCTACAAATGACTAAAAGCAACACGTTTTTGAACCTATTTTTGAAAGTAAAATGCCCACGCTAGTCATTGTACATCACCGTCCAATGGAGAGCATTCTTATCTTAGCACTCTTAGAACATTAGGCTAAGAATGATGTTGGACTCACCACTCCCTCTTCAGCAGGGGCGTTATCTCCCACAACAAGCATCGCAGGACACCTGTGGGGAATCCATCAGCACGGTGAATATTTTACATGATTCTGCTCATGattatttacattaaaataagaTGGCAGATTTTTCGTGTGGAAAAATATAACTATAAAATATAGTCacaaatttatttataaagccacaCTTTATAAATAAGATTCAGTAAAAACTATCATTTTCCCTTATGGATCAAATCAGTGATgtattttgtatgtattttgactCACTTCAGGGTCTTGGCATTGAGCATCGTACCAGTGCGGCTCATCTCAAGATCCCTCCGACTGAAAAAGGAAGCAAAAACGTCATCATCGAATATAAACACatatggggggggggttgtttcTACCTGTTGTACATGTTCCAGAAGAGCTGCAGGTTGAACTGGTTGATGCTGTTGCTTATCTGTTGCCGGTAGCTCTGCACCAGCTCTGTGTTGTTCATCaactcctcctgcacacacacacacacacacacacagagtaggtGACAGAATATTTAAGAGTCATATTTTGACTTAACTGCAAATGCTTACTGATACAAATTTCAttgtaaaatgtaacattaaagACACCAGTTTTTTCCTGAAATCCCTTAAAATTAAAAACCAAAATAATACCAACCAGCTTTATTCATGGTTATTGAGCTTACCTGGCTGAAAAGATGTGGCAGCACGATGTCTGGCAGAGTGCTGGTCAGACCTGACAgctgaaaaagaagaggacagGCGGCTATTATTACTGTTAGGAAACACGAAGGGTTACAAACCGTCTTACACTTTATACTCAGAGAGGCACCTTGGTGGCAGCCCAGTCGATCCATCCTTTACCGTTGGGGTCGATGTTGAGCAGAACCAAACCCTCCACCAGATCAGGGAAGATCAGCtgagagtggaggagaaagaagataTAACCATGCTGTGAATGGCAGCAAATGTTTACACATGAATTCATAACTTAGTAatttagattattattattagtactaTTATAGCAATAAATAACTTATAAATCAAGCACAGTATGTAATCTTATATGTTTTCATCCAGATTGTACATATGGTACACTTGCAGGTACCTGCACAATACAAGTACATAAAGCAGAATTAACTTACTGCAAACTTGGCCAGAATATATGCTCCAGCTCCAACTCCGATCCCAACGATGCTCTTGAATCTGCATTAGATCATTAATTATTAGGTGCAGATACTAACTGAATGTGAGAATGATGGGTCTGGCTGGATGTTATTCCAAAGTGCTATTGTTGGCAGCACAGATGGAAATTCACGCCTGTGCAGAGCCAAGTGTTGAACATGTCAGCTGTGGTGGTTCAGGCTAAAATTACATGTTGGCAAAAGCCGGAGTGTTCTAATCTGCAATCTACAGAAAACTGTAGACCGGGAGCGATGCAGCCGAACTGtaactgttttatgtttcttatCAAGTCAATGGACATGATTTTGTATGGAATATGTGacaattcaaaacaaaagaacactgACCCAAAGTGCTGCACCACAGTAGGCAGCATCCCAGCCAGCTGGTCCATGGTGGGGTACTGGtacctgcagagagaaacacCACCACTCAACCACTTAACCACATTTTTCATCACCTAAAAATACATCTGGAATTTATCCAGATTTATCCAGCCATGTATATAGCCTACAGGCCAGATTAATTCATATTAATATGCATATATTATAGAATGTTAAAGTCATTTGGTGActatatagaaaatatatataaaagaaaaacataggacaaaataaacagaaaaataaacaaataaaaaagttaGTAATAGCTATATTTATAAAATGACAGTAAATAAAATTAATTGAAAaatataaatgattaaaaagttcagtttttttaaagagatAAATAACACTGAATAATAAGTACACTTCTGTTCATTTGTGGCTACATTAATATGCTGTGCTGTGTACCCTTGTGGCAGTTGCGAAGCTCCCATCTGCTGTCCTGGGGCGTCTACGTGGCAAACCACGAAGTGCTTGGTGATCTCCTGCATGTCCTCATTATTGAAGAAGgtgttgaagcacagcttgtcTGCGGGAGAGGAAATGTGGTAGCATTGGGTGAGAGGATGGAAGGGTGGGAGTGGAGAAATGCAAGGGTATTAACTATGTAGTAGAGAGAGGATTCTTGAAGGTGGCCATCTGTGCAGCCGAGCCGGTGCCAGAAAGGAGGCAATGTCTGACACACTGTCTCTGTTCACCTTCGGTTTTAAATGAGAATTATGTATTTATCTACAAATTGGGATTTAATTTTGCAGCCATTAGCAAGTGTTCATCCACATCATGAAAGATGAACTGTGTGTTTGAAGAAAAGTAAGTCCTGCTAAGACTGAAGGTTTTAACTGCCTTTCAGAACCCCATGTCAACTGCCTTTTCCTTCCCACACAACTTTCCGAAGGAGTAGAGAAGGAGCAGGTTGCATACAGTGAGTACAGAAaatattcagacccccttaaatgtttcactctctgttatattgcagcccTTTGCTAAAATCAtcaagttcttttttttcctcattaatgtacacacagcaccccatattgacagaaaaacacagaattgttgacatttgaaatatgacatggtcctaagtattcagagcctttgctgtgacactcatatattaaactcaggtgcgtccatttcctCTGATcttccttcagatggttcttcatttgagtccagctgtgtttgatgatactgattggacttgattaggaaagacacacacctgtctataagaCCTTACAactcacagtgcatgttggagCAAATGAGGATcgtgaggtcaaaggaactgagtgaagagctcagagacagaattggggcacagatctggccaaggttacaaaataatctgctgcacttaaggttcctaagagcacagtgcCCTTAAATGGAAGATGTTTGGGACGACCAGAACCGTTCCTAGAGCTGGCCGTCCAACCAAACTGAGCTATCAGAGgagaagagccttggtgagagaggtcaagaagaacccaaagatcactgtggctgagctccagagatgcagtcgggAGAAGGGAGAAAATTGAAGAAAGTCAATCATCACTGGAGAGAATCTGCAAGGAGGAATGGCAGAGGATCCCCAAAACCAGGTGTGAAAACTTGTTGCATCTTTCCCAAAGAGACTCATGGCTGTATTAGATCAAAAGGGTGCTTCTACTAAATATTGAGCAAAAGCTCtaaatacttaggaccatgtgatatttcactttttcgTTTTTagtaaatctgcaaaaatgtcaacaattctgtgtttttctgtcaatatggggtgctgtatGTACACTAATGAGGGAAAAAAGACTTGAAATCTGCCATTCTTCTTGGAACCAATGACATCACTGGCTACAAGCTATGAATCTACATGTCCCTTGACTGCTATTGCAGATTGTTGCCTTATAATATGAGTGGagacagtgcagcagagaggatGCAGGTGATGGAGACCATCTAATAACTGATCTGCTGACAGCATCTCTGAATCATCCTGCTGCATCTGAACATCAGTGACGATGCTATTGTTGTGATTTATGACGCTTCACCTGGTTGGATGGAGAACGATAAATTGCTTTGTAACAAAACCTTCCTACTATAACAGCTGTGTGAGCTTTAACATTTAGCACTGCCATAGGCCGTGGTGAATTTTCCTTTAATTAGAGGGGAGCTTAAATCTCAGTGAAAATGTATAGCTTTATTTAAGTGACTCACTGAGGATTTACATCTCTATTTCCAGAAGCACTCTAGAAAAAAATGACTCTATGTATAATAGATGTCAGCTTTGCCTTCCTCCCACTGGCTCTGCAGTTGGCCTACTTTCATCCTATGTGTGTCAGACCTGGTTAAACCACGCGGCAACATTGTTTCCTCCTTTAGGCTCCGACTGGGAGGCGTTAATTAACCGGACCAATTAATGTGACAACTGGGTTAAAGATGAAAGAAGCAAGCAGGCCGGGAAGGTGGTCTGGGTTTATCTTTTGCCGAGGTGCCATTTTGTCGGCTCATAAAAATACAACGGTGACACGAGGACAGAAGTTTCTCATCTCGCTGAATCATCAGTCAGTAGTCTGCACTTTTACTGACTCCATGACCTACTTTCTTCTTATACTTTTTTATCTATCCACTTCCTCTGTTAaagttgttgatgttgatgttaaAGTTTCTGCAACAATTACAGCGTTGTGACAGAATTTCTGCTTCTTAAATCATGCCCATACAATTCCTGATCTTTTTTTGCGTCttccctcctgctctctctctctcctgtctccatTGTTTTCAATGGCGACTCTGGCAGATTGCTGTGCCATCTGCTGATTGGATGGAACAATAAATTCCAACACCAATTTTCCTTCATCTTCGGATTTTAGTTTGCTAAATCCTGCTCCATCCTGTATGAAGTGCTTTAGTGATTGGCTTTGAATACTAATAGCTGTgattctgctgcagcagcacgtTCTTTTATATTCACTGTCACACCTCTCCAGTTTCTCTGCTATCGATATTCATCTTTTTAGGTTTGAATAAATAGACAAAGGTGCAGATAAATCCAGTATTCGCACCACCCGATTCTGGCACGTTATCCTCCAAACCACCACCCTtctcccacctccacccatCCATGCAGCACCGCAGTGCTGCTGCCTTTCCCCACCCacccgcctctctctctctctgctgctctctctctctgcaggatgGGGATGTTTTTCTGACCTACATTTCATCAATGACTCTCATGCTCATTTGCCACCTCATCtcatcctcttttcttttctgtcatcACACTTTAACACAAATTCCCCCTCAGagattttttattctttctctaATTGTTTTTTGTCCTTTGCACCTTTTATTCCATCACAGGCTGCCTGGCTTAGCCTGTATAAGTGCTGGCATGCTGTGACTTTGTACAATGACGTGAAGGTTGTGACAGCTATTAGACATCAACAAacaccttcatttttttttatttatttattttttttcccattaaGCTGAAAATAAAGACTGACCAGTGAGGTGTGATAATCACATTTTTCCTGCTCATTGCTTCAGATTTAAGCTACAGAGCCTTAAATATAAGCCCTGTACTTTTCTGTACTGCTAATTAATGCTTGTTGAAATGCTTGAGAAATCAGTGTGTTGATTTTTGTGGGTGTGTCTTTTTCATATAACATGTAGCAATATGAAATATTGTTGCAGAGAGGAGAAAAGTGCCTTGTAACAATGGTCTGAAATGGTCTGTTAAAACCATGTGAAGCTGGTGCTAAAAAACTGCAgtccctcaagtggccatttaaggcTGGCTCCAAATGAAGGCCtttccccatagacctccatgatCAACACTTTGAtcaacatgatcaaacattttttacagtCTTGAACTCCTTTGGTGAAAGTGTGGAACAATGTCTCTTTGTAGAGGTCCACTACCTGTCGACCTTAGCTTGACCAGCCACCATAATTCTATTCTATACAAAGAAAAATTTAGTCTGGTCTGTGTGGGTTTGAGTTCCAGGAGGCTACAAGACATAGGATAAACTGCCTCAGGGCATATTTGGATAGACATGCAACCAATCACAGAAACAAATGACATAGGAAGAGTGACAACCAAACTATTTTCAACAACAGACATCCAAACTGGTGTGCAGAGTAGTGTGAAGGACTGTTGTTGGTTTCGCTACTTAAACCGGCCCTACTTAATGGTAAATGGTTAAAATTGCTACAGTAGGGTCTGTGCTGGAACTGGCTGTAAAAGGGGAGGGATTCTCCACCATTTTCAGTTCCAGAATATTCATACAGGGGTATGGCTAGCCAAGTGGTCGATCTATGTATTTTGTTCACTTATATATGAGGACTAATTTGTCAGGATTCTGTTCCTAAActgatcaataaaaacacaaatgtaaagCTTTCTAGATTTGGCTTTACTTCAAGATGACTTGTAGTTtgtaaataatgtgattttagTTCTGATTTGTGAGGTTGTAGTGGTCATATTTCTGTGATATGTGAGGTAACTAATACTTTTCttgatgacaaacacacacatagagacacatcCCTTCAAGCTTCATGACTCTCTCTTTTGATACTTTTTAATTATGACACAAGACTCCTGCTGTAGACGATAACAAGTTCATGTGCAATAATGTGACATGGAGGCCAATTATCACCTCTGATAAGCACAGAAGTAGAAGCATctgttcacgcacacacacacatacacttgttTTTGGTTACTCACGGTTCAGCCCGACATCGTGGTAGGTGAGGATCGCAGGCTTGTTCCCTTTGGGCGCCCCTCGGATCACCACATGCAGCATCCCGTAGGGGGTCTCAACGTCATGTTCCTGTAAAatgcacacaaaaagacacacaattcATCTGGTGgttcacacacaagcacatcaCACCTGAGGGGAAAACAGATGGCTTTACTAATGTTTAATCTCAGGTTGTTGTGTGGCACATCAGCATATTTGAACCACTGGAATAAACCCGCTGTTTATTGAACTTTCTCGCCATCAGCAGCTAGTTCATGCTGATTTGTTTCCAGTGATCTTCTCAGGATATTGGATGTAATTTGTGTAACTTGATAATAAATTATGGATCGATTTAAAATGTCATGCTTCTTAATAATTCAATGATGCCTtcaaaaatcatcatcattattatttataagcATAAATAcctttttaatgtttgtaaagtcaaaacagctgctgctaaaAATAACTTACAGCTCCTGTTATGACCCACATTTTGTCAGCATACACTGGTCACTGACAGCAAAACTCAAAATGGAGGTAGGAGATATGTGTTACACCATGAGCTGCGCAATCCACACACTTGCAcgcatctacacacacacagcagtgtgacatTTGGGGATTTTAGTGGCTGGTTAGGCCTGTATTGATGGTGCTGACATTTCTGTTCATATCTTTCGCTCCAAAATTAAACACCCAGAGATCTggcacacatcaacacaacatcaaTACTGTCCTCAACTtggcatgtgtgtttttttcacactttaaaCTGTTAGGACAGCTGTCTGAAAATCCTGTCAAACCTGCGGCAGTCAATCTGCAGCTATAGTTGCAGACAAGTGCCAAAATTCCCCCTAATCTCCTCTAACAGCTGCATTAATCCAACCAGattatctttttattattttagcgTAAACATCAGTGTTTTTGGTAATCAGCATTCTAATTCAAAAGCTGTGTTCGCAGAGACATTTCACCAACACACCTCATGACCTtcaagacagaagaagaagaaaagggcatttcaaaataagatgCAGGATTTGTTAGATctccacagcaacacacaccttTACTCAATACTGCAGGAAAATTAGCACACAGACATTCATCTTGTAGAGGTATGCAAAGAATCTTTGTGTCACAATAAGTGTGTCAGTGGGCCAGAGTGGAAGAATGACCCATCAGCCTACACTGCCTCTGCAGTTTCTCCTTCTGACCACAACACACATTCATCACAGCGGCACAGCATAACACTTCAGCTCAAAGACAAAAACTGCATTCACACCCTGAGGTGCGGTTTCAATCACTCACCCCGTCCCAGCACTCAGGCATGGCTCTGCAGTAACTGTGCACTCAGCCGatgaagaaaaggaggaagaggagggtgcaGACAGGCAGATGAGCAGCCAGGCCTCTCCTGTTTTAAAGGACTAGGTCCTGGTGAGTACCCGCTGTAGGATGGTTGGGTGTTGCTGCAGAGTCTTTGTCTGCTGCGCTCTACGTTCATGCGCTCTCTTAAAGCAGAGAGTCACagcccttctcctcctcctattCCTGCTTTGACTCTCTATAGGCGCCTGAACCCTGGGGGTGGGGCAGGCTGGAGATGATTGGACCAGAGCATTGCCTCCCTTGTTTTTGATTGGTCAGCTGTCCTATCATTCTTCATTGGCTCTCTCATCAGCACCACTGCTCTAGTTTTGATGTATTCTCCTCAGTGAccttgttaaaaaacaaaacagctactGTTCAGAAATCAGGCCAAATATTCAGATAAAATACCCCTGCTGTGAAAGTGACCTACATGGTATATATATTTGTGGAATATTATCATTTTATCTCAAAATATAATTTGTCATTTGACCTATACCACAAGACTACACCAATCATCCCTCCATGACATAAATGAGAACATTACCAGGGGTGTTACAGTGCCTTCATCCCATAGTGCattattattgtcattattgACAGTAGCTACAGTacatgcatgcaaaaaaaactgtaaacaggtGGATGGCAATCTTCTCACTGTACAGCAGTGTAACCAGgctattttcattttttcattcatttcttgTTAATAATATATACTTCATATATTCTTAAACtctaaaatataaatacataagtACTGACTTGCAAGcagctgtaataaaaaaaaactcctcaatgcaaccaggaagccatgacaGATCATTGTGACCAGCAGTAATATGACAAACTGGTTTGTAGAGGCTTTGAACATtcaaatatattaaaaatatttacatttttacaatcAACGAGATATTCTACTtagttttgttcatttttatgatTCATGCCTTAAAATGCTCAGAGTTAGGTTGGAGTTGCGTCTGTATAGCCATGTATGCActagaggtgcaggactttatgttGCAGTGTACAATGAACCCACACTGATTGTGTGGTATTTACAATGTGCAGGAAGTGCTCAATAGGTTGACTATGGCACATGTTTTACAGTTCTACTGTCTTATGGGTTTCTACACACACTTCCAGGCTACCTGCAGCACACTACTTCTTTTTCTCAATGTCAAAAGGCAGGAAAACTGGAGATGACTGTGAAGTTAAGGCAGAGGATGAGAGGCGTACGTGCACATTTTTATAGCTCTGATggtgtctgactgactgtcctgctgactgcagattctcctcctccctgccctttttcttcctctctctccctctatctcctctttttttctcccatctATCCCCCCTTTCCTGTTGACAGAATGCTTtaactttctctttttctctctgtcactctttGAGTGTGCTTCCGTAGGAGATTAACTCTCTGCTGACTCTGCATCATATTGCtgccctaaacacacacacacacacacatgccatgcATAGAGGCAAAGTGAATATGAAAGTTTCTTTGGAGACTGACATTTTTCAGCAAGGCTTCCATTTTCACCATATTACCAAAAGTAATTGCTCATCTGCCTTTACACAAATTTAAGTGGCATCCCATTCTTGAGCCATAGGGTTAAATATGATTTCATACTGGTGCACAATTGTTGGACCAGGAAGGGGCCATCGTATATGCAACactgtaacatacacacacagtcaacactgTCAGTTTACAtgttacatattttttaaagtgCTGCTGTGCAGACTGTTAGAGGATCTTTATTATTGTGTTGAGAATAATGCAACAATCTACATACATGTACTACTTGATCCAATACTGAGGAGTTAAAAGCTGCATGCAGTTCTAGCAGTCTGCACAGACCTCCATCTTATCTGGCATCACTTAGTCTCACAGCCACAATTAT from Parambassis ranga chromosome 19, fParRan2.1, whole genome shotgun sequence includes these protein-coding regions:
- the ndrg4 gene encoding protein NDRG4 isoform X4 translates to MAGMKEQQFTEEKPLLPEQRGVDSDVESCEQLMPAGDWKEHDVETPYGMLHVVIRGAPKGNKPAILTYHDVGLNHKLCFNTFFNNEDMQEITKHFVVCHVDAPGQQMGASQLPQGYQYPTMDQLAGMLPTVVQHFGFKSIVGIGVGAGAYILAKFALIFPDLVEGLVLLNIDPNGKGWIDWAATKLSGLTSTLPDIVLPHLFSQEELMNNTELVQSYRQQISNSINQFNLQLFWNMYNSRRDLEMSRTGTMLNAKTLKCPAMLVVGDNAPAEEGVVECNSKLDPTNTTFLKMADSGGLPQLTQPGKLTEAFKYFLQGMGYIAYVKDRRLSGGPVPSASMTRLARSRTASLTSASSVEGSRSRACTHSDSTEGVGAVTHTMEVSC
- the ndrg4 gene encoding protein NDRG4 isoform X2, which produces MAGMKEQQFTEEKPLLPEQRGVDSDVDKGEEASGGLPCPASPAPLNNPPPPSRPTHRWHVIARHWLRQTRRRTSGVLPESCEQLMPAGDWKEHDVETPYGMLHVVIRGAPKGNKPAILTYHDVGLNHKLCFNTFFNNEDMQEITKHFVVCHVDAPGQQMGASQLPQGYQYPTMDQLAGMLPTVVQHFGFKSIVGIGVGAGAYILAKFALIFPDLVEGLVLLNIDPNGKGWIDWAATKLSGLTSTLPDIVLPHLFSQEELMNNTELVQSYRQQISNSINQFNLQLFWNMYNSRRDLEMSRTGTMLNAKTLKCPAMLVVGDNAPAEEGVVECNSKLDPTNTTFLKMADSGGLPQLTQPGKLTEAFKYFLQGMGYIAYVKDRRLSGGPVPSASMTRLARSRTASLTSASSVEGSRSRACTHSDSTEGVGAVTHTMEVSC
- the ndrg4 gene encoding protein NDRG4 isoform X3; this encodes MAGMKEQQFTEEKPLLPEQRGVDSDVQDKGEEASGGLPCPASPAPLNNPPPPSRPTHRWHVIARHWLRQTRRRTSGVLPESCEQLMPAGDWKEHDVETPYGMLHVVIRGAPKGNKPAILTYHDVGLNHKLCFNTFFNNEDMQEITKHFVVCHVDAPGQQMGASQLPQGYQYPTMDQLAGMLPTVVQHFGFKSIVGIGVGAGAYILAKFALIFPDLVEGLVLLNIDPNGKGWIDWAATKLSGLTSTLPDIVLPHLFSQEELMNNTELVQSYRQQISNSINQFNLQLFWNMYNSRRDLEMSRTGTMLNAKTLKCPAMLVVGDNAPAEEGVVECNSKLDPTNTTFLKMADSGGLPQLTQPGKLTEAFKYFLQGMGYMPSASMTRLARSRTASLTSASSVEGSRSRACTHSDSTEGVGAVTHTMEVSC
- the ndrg4 gene encoding protein NDRG4 isoform X7, with translation MPECWDGEHDVETPYGMLHVVIRGAPKGNKPAILTYHDVGLNHKLCFNTFFNNEDMQEITKHFVVCHVDAPGQQMGASQLPQGYQYPTMDQLAGMLPTVVQHFGFKSIVGIGVGAGAYILAKFALIFPDLVEGLVLLNIDPNGKGWIDWAATKLSGLTSTLPDIVLPHLFSQEELMNNTELVQSYRQQISNSINQFNLQLFWNMYNSRRDLEMSRTGTMLNAKTLKCPAMLVVGDNAPAEEGVVECNSKLDPTNTTFLKMADSGGLPQLTQPGKLTEAFKYFLQGMGYMPSASMTRLARSRTASLTSASSVEGSRSRACTHSDSTEGVGAVTHTMEVSC
- the ndrg4 gene encoding protein NDRG4 isoform X1, giving the protein MAGMKEQQFTEEKPLLPEQRGVDSDVQDKGEEASGGLPCPASPAPLNNPPPPSRPTHRWHVIARHWLRQTRRRTSGVLPESCEQLMPAGDWKEHDVETPYGMLHVVIRGAPKGNKPAILTYHDVGLNHKLCFNTFFNNEDMQEITKHFVVCHVDAPGQQMGASQLPQGYQYPTMDQLAGMLPTVVQHFGFKSIVGIGVGAGAYILAKFALIFPDLVEGLVLLNIDPNGKGWIDWAATKLSGLTSTLPDIVLPHLFSQEELMNNTELVQSYRQQISNSINQFNLQLFWNMYNSRRDLEMSRTGTMLNAKTLKCPAMLVVGDNAPAEEGVVECNSKLDPTNTTFLKMADSGGLPQLTQPGKLTEAFKYFLQGMGYIAYVKDRRLSGGPVPSASMTRLARSRTASLTSASSVEGSRSRACTHSDSTEGVGAVTHTMEVSC
- the ndrg4 gene encoding protein NDRG4 isoform X5 → MPECWDGEHDVETPYGMLHVVIRGAPKGNKPAILTYHDVGLNHKLCFNTFFNNEDMQEITKHFVVCHVDAPGQQMGASQLPQGYQYPTMDQLAGMLPTVVQHFGFKSIVGIGVGAGAYILAKFALIFPDLVEGLVLLNIDPNGKGWIDWAATKLSGLTSTLPDIVLPHLFSQEELMNNTELVQSYRQQISNSINQFNLQLFWNMYNSRRDLEMSRTGTMLNAKTLKCPAMLVVGDNAPAEEGVVECNSKLDPTNTTFLKMADSGGLPQLTQPGKLTEAFKYFLQGMGYIAYVKDRRLSGGPVPSASMTRLARSRTASLTSASSVEGSRSRACTHSDSTEGVGAVTHTMEVSC
- the ndrg4 gene encoding protein NDRG4 isoform X6, coding for MAGMKEQQFTEEKPLLPEQRGVDSDVQDKGEEASGGLPCPASPAPLNNPPPPSRPTHRWHVIARHWLRQTRRRTSGVLPESCEQLMPAGDWKEHDVETPYGMLHVVIRGAPKGNKPAILTYHDVGLNHKLCFNTFFNNEDMQEITKHFVVCHVDAPGQQMGASQLPQGYQYPTMDQLAGMLPTVVQHFGFKSIVGIGVGAGAYILAKFALIFPDLVEGLVLLNIDPNGKGWIDWAATKLSGLTSTLPDIVLPHLFSQEELMNNTELVQSYRQQISNSINQFNLQLFWNMYNSRRDLEMSRTGTMLNAKTLKCPAMLVVGDNAPAEEGVVECNSKLDPTNTIFSPPPL